The DNA segment GACGCTCTTCGGCTTCTTCAACGCGCCCCTGTTCGCCACCTTCATCCTGGGCATGTTCTGGAAGCGCATGACCCCGGCCGCCGGAGGCATCGGGCTCATCGCCGGCACCGCGTCGGCGGTCACCGTCGACATGCTCAATCGGTTCGGGGTCCTGCACGTCTCCGGCCAGGGCGCCAGCTTCCTCGGGGCCATCGCCGCCTTCGTGGTGGACATCCTGCTGAGCGTCGCGGTCTCGCTCGCGACCCGGCCCAAGCCCGACAGCGAACTGGTCGGCCTCGTCTGGTCGTTGACGCCACGCGAGCATCGCACGCACAGCGAGACGGGTGACGACGCCGGCTGGTACCGCAAGCCCGCGGTGCTCGCCGCCGGCGTACTCGTCCTGACCGCCGCGCTGAACATCGCCTTCTGGTGAGAGGGGAAGACCCGATGCCCGACAACACCGACCGGCCGACGACACCACCCGCAAGGCTCGCGCGCCTGCTGCTCGATCTGCGCAGCATCATCGCGGCCCTCTTCGGGATCTATGGAACCGTGCTCACCGCCATGGGCGCGACCGGAGCGACGGAGGAGGAACTCCGCAAGTCCGGAGGCTGGAACGTCAACCTCTGGTGCGGGATCGCGATGCTCGCCCTCACCGCCGCCTTCGCCGGCTGGGTGCTCCTGCGACCGGCTCCCGCACCGGACGAATCCGCACCGGAGGCACAGGCGGAGGCGCAGGCGCAGGCGGAGGCCGCGCGCACCGCACCGGCACAGACCGTCTGAACGTCCGCCCGCCGTCCGTCCGCCGTCCGTCCGCCCGGTGCCCGCACCGGGCGGACGGCCCGTGACCCGGCCGCCGTCCTTCCCGCACGCACCTCACCACGCCATGTCCCCCTCGATCACAAGGACTTCCATGAGCACGGTCCCCACACGTCTCCTCCCGGACGGTCTGTCCACCCCCGCCCTCGGCTTCGGGACGTACCCGCTCGCCGGATCCGAGGCGGAGGCCGCGGTCCTGAGCGCGCTCGAAGCCGGTTACCGGATGATCGACACCGCCGCGAGCTACGGCAACGAGTCCGAGGTCGGCCGGGCCGTCGCCGCGAGCGGCCTGCCGCGCGAGGACGTGTTCCTCACCACCAAGCTGCGCGGTGCCGACCACGGTTACGAGCGGACCCTGCGCGCGTTCTCGGCGTCCGCCGAACGGCTCGGCGTGGACTACGTGGACCTCTACCTGATCCACTGGCCCCTTCCCCGGCTCGACGCGTACGCCGACTCCTGGCGGGCGATGATCGAGCTGCGCGAGCAGGGCCTGGTGCGGTCGATCGGCGTCAGCAACTTCACCGTACGACACCTCGACCGGCTCGCCGAGGAGACCGGTGTCATGCCGGCGGTCAACCAGATCGAGATGCACCCCCACTTCCCGCAGGCGCGGTTGCGGGAGGAACACGCCGCCCGGAACGTCGAGACCCAGAGCTGGAGTCCGCTGGGGCGCGGCGACGGGCTGCTCACGGAGCCGGTCGTGGTCGAGCTGGCTCACCGGCACGGCGTCACCCCGGCCCAGGTGGTGCTGCGCTGGCACCTCCAGCTCGACGCGGTCCCGATCCCCAAGTCGGCCTCGCCGACCCGCCGGAGCGCCAACCTGGACGTCTTCGGCTTCGCTCTGAGCGAGGAGGAGACCGCGTCCCTGTCCGTGCTCGAACGCGGACGGACCGGAGGCGACCCGGACACCCACGAGGAGTTCTGACCCCGCCGCCGCCGCCGCGGGCGGAGCGGTCGCACGGCAGGCGGCAGGCGGCAGGCGGCAGCGGCAAGCGGCAAGCGGCAGACGATGGGCGGCGGTCAGCCGAGGACCGAGGGATCCGACTCTTCGACGGTGTCGCCGGCCGGCGGGTCGGCCTTCACGGCTCGCCCAGCTTCGTGAGCGTCAGCGTGCTGACGGACAGTACACCGGCCCTCGCGATGTCGCTGGTGAACTTGACCCTGACCACCCTCTTCTCCGCGTCGACCCATACGTCGGCGGTGGCCGGGATCCGGCCGTGCAGGAGGTCGCGCATCTGGTCCGCCTGCTCCCGCGCGTCCTTGGTCATGCGCAGGGTCAGCGCCTTGTGGGGGAGGAGACCGCGGTAGTGGGTGGTCGGGGCACCGTTCGTCCGCTCCTTGCCGACCAGCTCGAACTCCTCACCCAAGGCGGCCTGCCGCAACGTGTACTCCGGGTCGTTGCCGGGGGAGCGCAGGAGATGGGTCGCATCCGCGTCGGCGCGGTCGATGTAGGACCACGGCATGGACTCGGCGCCGGCCGTGCCGCGCAGATAGATCCGCGCGTCGGTGAAGACCTCCTGGAACCGTGCGACGTCCGCGAGGCCCACCGAGGCGGTCCCCCGGTGAGCGGCGAAGTCGTAGGCGCCCGAGGCCGAGATGACGTACGGCGGCATCGTGTTCGCGGTCAGCTCCACGGTCTGCTCGGTGTGTGCCGTGGTGCGGCCGGTCACGTCGAGCGCCGCGCGCACCGCCCGGGTGCCGACGGCCGACGCGGATGCCGCGGCCTTGGCGTCCCCGGTACCGGAGGCGCCGCCTTCCGCCGTCGCGCATCCCGCGGTCAGCAGCATCGCGCAGACAGCCGTGAGGGAGAGAGGGTGACGCACGGCGGGAACTCCAGATCGCGTGAGGCGGGGGCTCGATGCACCTGCTGCCTGACACGTCCACCGGGCTGACTTATTTATGTACGATATTTACCTGATCTTGGTGTGAAGTTCAAAAAAGTCACCTGATGGGCCACCGTGAACCGGTGTCGAGCGCCCGCACCGGCCCCTCCGCCGTGTTCGCCCACGTACGCACCGTGCGCGCGGCGGGAACACTCCTTAAGCGCGGCTTAAACGCGTCTTAAACCTTCACGAGCGGTCCTGTCGCTTCTCAAGTCCCCGCAGATCAGGGGCATTTGAGGGTTGGCGCTCCGGTTGGCGCAGTGGTTGAACGTGCGTATTGTCGGTGCCCACCGACGGCGCTCGCCGTACCGGTGAGAGCGCTCTCAGATTCCCCGTCGTGCGGCACGCACGGGAGTTCCCGCGCGGCTCTCGACCGCAGATTCCCCCCACAGACAAGGTGCGTCACCCCCATGCCCGCTCATCGCTCACGCCGATGGACCTTAGGAGGGTCGGCGTGTCTCCTCGCCGCCGCCCTCACCTCGGCCGTCCTCTTCAACACGACCGGTCCGGCCGCGCACAACGCCAACGCCGCCGCCACGGTGCAGACCTGGTCCGACGACTTCGACGGAGTCGCGGGCAGCGCGCCCGACCCGGGGAAGTGGACCCTGGAGACGGGAGGCGGCGGCAACGGCAACCACGAGCTGCAGTACTACACGAAGAACACGGACAACGCCGCGCTCGACGGCAACGGCAACCTGGTCATCACCGCCCGCAAGAACAACGACTCGGGCCTGCAGTGCTGGTACGGGACCTGCCAGTACACCTCGGCGCGCATGAACACCGCGCAGACCTTCACCCAGGCGTACGGCCGCTTCGAGGCCCGCATCAAGATCCCGCGCGGTCAGGGCATGTGGCCGGCCTTCTGGATGCTGGGTGACAACCTCGGCAGCGCCGGCTGGCCGGGCAGCGGCGAGATCGACATCATGGAGAACGTCGGCAAGGAGCCCGGCACGGTGCACGGCACCATCCACGGGCCGGGCTACTCCGGTGCCGGTGGCATCGGAGCCGCGTACACCCTGCCCGACGGCAAGGCCTTCGCGGACGACTTCCACGTCTTCGCGGTCGACTGGAGCCCGTCCGCGATCACCTGGTCGGTCGACGGCAAGAACTACGAGACGCGCACCCCGGCCGACGTGAACGGCAACAAGTGGGTCTACGACCACCCCTTCTTCGCCATCCTGAACCTCGCCGTCGGCGGTGACTGGCCCGGCAGCCCCGACGGCGGCACCTCGCTCCCGCAGACCATGACCGTCGACTACGTCCACGTCTCGGCCTCGGACAGCCCCGACTCCGGCACCGGCGGCACGAGCCGCACCGGCGCCATCAAGGGCATCGGCGGCATGTGCGTGGACGTGGCAGGCGCCTCCTCCGCCGACGGCACCCCCGTCCAGCTGCACAACTGCAACGGCGCCGACGCCCAGAAGTGGACGCTGGGCACCGACGGCACCGTACGGACACTCGGCAAGTGCCTGGACGTCCAAGGGGGTTCGACCGGCAACGGCGCCCCCGTACAGCTCTACGGCTGCAACGGGACCAAGGCCCAGCAGTGGGCCTACACCTCCGCCCACGACCTGACCAACGTGGGCGCCGGCAAGTGCCTGGACGCGACCGGCAACTCCGCCGCCGACGGCACCCGGCTGCAGATCTGGACCTGCGGCGGTACCGCCAACCAGAAGTGGACCGTCGGCTAAGCGGTCCGCACCCAGGGACAGTCGCTGCCCCACCCCCCACTCACCCCCCACCGGAGCGGTCCCGGCCGATGCCGAGGCCGGGGCCGCACCCCTGGCAAGGAGCTCACACATGACGCCTCGTCACCAGCGCAACATGACCCGCCGCAAGATGATGTTCGCTCTCGGCGGCGCCGCCGTGGGCGTTCCGGCCCTGGCCGCCATCGCCCCCTACGCGCTCGCCGGTCAGGCCGACGGCAAGACCGCCGCGGCGGCCGGATCGCTCCCGGTGACCGTCGTCAACAAGACCGGTTCCTTCGACAACGCCTCCGCGCACCTCTACGTCGTCGGCAACCTGGACGGCAAGCAGGTCCGGCTCGCCCAGGACGGGACGCTCGCCCCCATCGCCGTCTCCGACAACGGGGCGGACGGCTTCACCGACTACGCGATCCCGCTCTCCGGCAGCGGCGACACCAAGCTGAACCTGCCCTTCATGTCGGGCCGCATATACGTCTCCCTCGGCCAGAAGCTGAAGTTCAAGGCCGTCACCGACGGCAACGGCAACGCCGCCCTCCAGTTCCCGGCCGGCTGGGTCACCTCCGACCCCAACTTCGGGATCCTGCACGACTGCGCCGAGTTCACCTTCAACTCGGGCGGCATGTTCTGCAACACCACGATGGTCGACATGTTCAGCGTGCCGATGAGCATCCGGCTCACGGGGCAGAAGGACCAGACGACGGGCACGCTGCGCGACGGCGGGCGGGCCGCCGCCTTCGCGGCGGTCAAGCAGGTCGAGGAGTTCTCGAAGCTCGTCGTGGACGACACGCGCATCATCGCGCCCGGCCACGGCCTGGACTCGGGCATCTTCGCCAAGGACTACTTCGCCCCGTACATCGACGAGGTGTGGAGCACCTACACCGGCAAGGACCTGAAGATCACCACCAACGCGGGTACGTTCACCGGCCGTGTGCGCGGTGACCGGTTCACCTTCGACGGGCCGGCCGCGGTCTCCTTCGCCAAGCCCTCCACGCGTGACGTCCTCTTCTGCGACGGCAACCTCGCCGCGCCGAACGACGGCACCACCGGCCCCGTCGCCGCCGTGCTCGGCGCGGGCTTCAACCGCTCCACGCTGGTCAGCGACGTCGCCCAGCCCGCCACCGACCCGGCCGCGTTCTACCGGGGCGACCTGACCAACCACTACGCGAAGGCGATCCACGCGGCGACCCAGGACGGCAAGGCCTACGGCTTCGCCTTCGACGACGTCGCGGACTTCGCCTCCTACATCCAGGACACCGCCCCCACCGGCTTCACGCTCACGCTCTCGTCGTTCTGAGGTCCGCCCCCCCGCATCGACGGCACCGTCCGGCCGGGCGCCCCGCGAGGGCCCGGAAGGGCGGTGCCGTCGTGTTGCCGGTGCGACGGGAGCGCGCCCCGAGGTGACCGGGGGCCGGGCACAGTCCGATGCCGGTCGTCGCCGGCCGATTGGGGACGCCCCGGCGTTCACTCGGCTCGCGCGAAGATCCGGTCCAGGTGGTAGCGCAGTACCGCGATGGCCGATTCCGGCTCCCGCTGGCCCACGAGGATGCTGGTCCCCATGGCCGCCGACATGGCCAGCAGGCTGATCGCCTCCTTGTGTGCGTCGAGGTCACGGTCGGCCAGACCGGTTTCCTGTGCCTGTCGCAGCAGGTGGGTCACCGCCTTCTCGGCGGCGTCGGGGTCGTCGATGAAGGGCTCGGCGGCGAGTTTCCCGTCGGTCACGGACAGGACCGCGTACGAGGTGTAGAGCAGGTGGAAGGTGCGGCTCTCCTCGTCGGCAGGGAGAGAGGCGAGGAGGAGGGCCTCGATGGTCGCGCGCGGGCCCGGGTCCTGACCGGCCGACAGGAGGCGGGCGCTCATGCGGGCGGTGAAACGCCGGGTCAGATGCTGCAGCCCGTAGAAGAGCAGCTTCTCCTTCGTCTGGAAGTAGTACTGCACGAGCCGCAGCGACACGCCGGCCTCGGCGGCCACGTCGCGCATACCGACCGCGTGCAGTCCGCGCCGCCCGGCGACCCGGATGAGGGCCTCGGCGATCTGAGTACGCCGTTCCTCGTGGTCCACGAGCTTTGGCATGGTGGCAATCTCCGCCCGGTGGTGGTCAGTTCCGGGGTCGGACCTTCCCGGACCTCTCCATGGTACCGCCGTATCACCATCATGGTACGGTCGTATCACGAAGAGTCGATCTCCCAGGAGGCGCCCTGTGTCCGCGCACACGACCCGCACCAGACCACGCAGCGACGTCGGCCACTACGTGAACGACGCCCTGCGCGACCGGTACTTCGACACCTGCGACACCCTCTACGCCATGGGAGCGCCCGCCGACCTCGAGACGGACGTGGAGACGAGCTTCGGCACCACGCACGTCTACCGCTACGGCCCCACGGACCCCGTCGGCGCGTCCCGTACGCCGATCGTCCTGATCCACGGGTCCGGAGGCTGCTCCGCCCAGTGGTACCCCAACACCCCGGGGCTCAGCGCCGAGCGCCCCGTGTACGCGCTGGACACCCCCGGCGATCCCGGTCGCAGCGTCCAGCGCGAACCGATGTGGCAGCCCGAGCGCGCGGCCCAGTGGCTCGACGAGGCGCTCGGCGCACTCAGCCTCGACCGGGTGCACCTCGTCGGTTCCTCCTACGGCGGCTGGCTGGTGCTCAACCAGGCGCACCGCAAACCCGGCAGGGCCGCCTCGGTCACCCTGCTCGACCCCGGCGGCCTGGAGAAAGTGGGCCTGCGCTTCTTCGTCTGGATCTTCGTCAGCCTCTTCGCGACCTTCGCCCCGAAGGCGCTGCGCCCACGTCTCGCCTCCTGGCTGGAGCAGCCGGTCATCGTGGTTCCCGAACTGCGCGCGTGGATCCAGGCGGGCGTCCGGGCCTTCCGGATACGCCGCCCCGCGCCGCTTCCGCTGACCGACGACGAACTGCGCGCCATAGAAACCCCGCTCTACCTCGCCCTGGGCAGGCGGAGCCTGCTCGTACATCCCAAGCGGCAACAGGAGCGCGTGCCGCGCCTGATCCCCGGAGCCCGTGCCGAGATCATCGCCGACACCGGCCACGGCCCCGCGATCGACCACCCCGAGCTGCTCAACGCCCGGATGCTGAGCTTCATGCAGGACGTCGACTCCCTCGCCCCGGCCGCGGGCCAGGGTGGGGGCGCCGCGTAACCCGGAAGGGACTGCCCGGAAGGGATCGTCTGGAAGGGATCGCCCGGAAGGGACTGCCCGGAAGGGATCGTCCGGAAGGGATCGCCCGGAAGGGACCGCCCCGAAGAGATGGCGTCTCAGGGCGCGTCGCCGAAGCGGATCGCGAGGTCTCGGAATCCGTCCTCAAGCGAGGTCTCGGCACCCGTCCTCAAGCGGTACGGCCGTGTCGAGCGGGCCACCGACGAGCCGGCCCGGCTGCTCACCCGAGGCGTCGCCGACCGCGAGCCCCCCCGACGTGATCGACGGCCGCCGAGCGAAAAGGCGCCTGGCCCGAGAGATCTCGGGCCAGGCGCCTTCCCGCGGGCTCGGTCAGCCCACCGACGCGGTCGGGGCGGGCAGTTCCGCGGGCCGGGACTCGGTCCCGTCCGCCGCGGTGGCCGTTTCCCCGCGGTGCAGCAGGTCCCGCTCGATCTGCTCCAGGGTGCGCCCCCGGGTCTCCGGCAGCAGTCGCTTGACGAAGACACCGGAGAGGAACGTCGTGACGGCGAAGATCACGAAGTTGGCCCCGGCTCCCCACGCGCTGAGCAGGGACGGGAAGACCAGCGCCACGGCCATGTTGAAGAGCCAGTTGAACACCACGCACACGCCGACCGCTCCCGCGCGGATGCGGGTGGGGAACAGCTCGGGCAGCATCACCCACTGCACCGGCCCCCAGGACGCGGCGAACGCGGCCACGTAGAGCGCCACGCCGAAGAGCGTCAGCGGGGCGAGCAGCGGCCCGTGGCCGAGCGGCGTGAGGTTCACCGCGGCCAGGACGACCATGCCGGCGCACATGCCGACCGATCCCCACAGCAGCAGGGGCCGACGCCCGCGCCGGTCGATGAGGCGCATCGCGGGGAGCGTCATCAGCATGTTGACCAGGCCGATGCCGACGTTCGCGAGGATCGCCCCGTTGGCGCCGAATCCGATGCTGGTCAGCAGCGTCGGAGCGTAGTAGATGATCGTGTTGATGCCACCGAAGTTCTGGAAGAACACCAGCAGCACGCCCACGACGAGCACGGGCCGCAGCCGCGGTGCGAGCAGGGCGCGCAGGTTCAGCCGCTCCGTCTGCGCGCGTTCCTGCTCCAGCGTCTTCTCGATCTCGCCGAGTTCGGCGCGGGCGGCCTCGCCGTCGCCGCGCAGGCGGGTCAGGACGTCGCGGGCGTCGTCCCGGCGCCCCCGGCCGGCCAGCCAGCGCGGACTCTCCGGCTGGGTGAGGATGCCGAGGGCCAGGACGGCCGCCGGCACCACACCGAGGCCGATCATCCAGCGCCAGGCGTGCGCGTCGGCCAGGGCGTAGTCGGTGAGGTAGGCGAGGAAGATGCCGACGGTCACCAGGAGTTGCATGAGGGAGGCGAGGCCGCCGCGCACCTCCACCGGCGCCAGTTCCGTCAGGTAGAGCGGGACGACGACCGAGGCGATGCCGACACCGACACCGATCAGCAGCCGGGCACCGATGAGGAACGAGGCCTGCGGCGCGAACGCCGCGGCGAACGTGCCCACGATGAAGACCAGCGCGGCCCCCAGGATCAGGCGGCGCCGGCCCCACGCGTCGGAGAGCTTCCCGGCCAGTCCGGCGCCCACCATGGCACCCACCAGGAGCCCGGAGACGACCAGGCCCTCCAGCAGCGGCGTCAGGGCGATGTCCTGGCGTATGAAGAGCATCGCGCCGGAGATCACACCGGTGTCGTATCCCCACAGGATGCCGCCGAGGGCACCGAACACCCAGATCAGGGCGTTCCGCAGCCGTGGCCGCCGCTTCGGCGTCGTCCCGGGCTCCGGCAGGCGGCTCACGACGCCGCGTCCGTGGCCGCGGCCGCCGCGATGCGGGGGTCGTCCGCCCGCGGGGCGAGGTGGATCTTCTGTCCCGCGCCGGAGCGGAAGCGCCGTACGGCCTCGTCGAAGTCCTCGAGCGGCAGGACGTCGCTGACGAGCGGGTCGAGGTCCAGTCCGCCGGCGAGGATCTCCACGGCGGGCTGGAAGCCGTTGTGCACGGCCATGGAACCGATGATGTCGATCTCGCGGTTGTAGACCAGGAACGGCGAGAACGAGGCACGCCTGGCCGGGTCGGCGACGCCGAACTGCAGGAAGGTGCCGCCCTTGCGGACCCTGCCCAGGCCGTCCTCGATGGCCGCGATGACACCGGTCGCGTCGATCACGACCTCGAAACCGTGCTCCCGGCCGAGCTCGTCGGCGCTCGCGGCGGTCGCGTCGGCACCCATGCGCTTGGCGAGATCCAGGCGGCGGGTGTTGGGGTCGACGACGGACACGGAGGCCGCGCCGGCGTCCGCCACCAGGGCCGCCATCATCAGGCCCATGGTCCCGGCGCCGTAGACCAGGTAGTGCTCACCGGGGCGCCTGGGGAGCCGGCTGAGGCCGTGGACGGCGCAGGACAGGGGCTCGACGAGACCGGCGGCGGCCTCGGACAGGCCCTCGGGCAGGACGTGGCAGCGGCCCGCGGGGACCGCCACGTACTCGGCGAAACCGCCGTCCCGGGTCACCCCGACCGCGGTGTAGTGCTCACAGAGGTTGCCGCGGCCGATCCGGCAGTAATGGCAGGCGCCGCACGGGGTGTTGGGGTCCACGGCGACGCGCTGGCCGACCACCGGGAAGCGTACGTCCCGGCCGGCTTCCACCACGACGCCGGTCAGCTCGTGGCCGGGGACGAGCGGGTAGGTCACGGACGGCAGCTCGCCGCCCAGGATGTGCATGTCCGTGCCGCAGAGGCCACAGGAGCTGACGCGGACGACCACCTCGGAGGGGCCGGGACTCGGATCGGGTATTTCGGCCAGCTCGGCGCTTCCCGGCTGGGTGACCACGACAGCGCGCATGGCGCCTCCTCACAACGGTGTGCGGACGGATGTCGGAAGACGCCGGGAAACATAATCGCCACGTAAGCGCTTGCGCAAACGCTTACGTGTGACTTTTCATAGGTGGCTGGCGTCTCATGGACGGACGAGCCGGGCTTTCCCCGCCGTGTTCGGCACCGTCCGGCTCCACGGAGAGCGGGCGAGAACGCGCGACGAGGCGCACGAAGGAGAACCGATGCGGACAATGGCGGACGTGGCGAGGCACGCGGGTGTCTCGGTGGCCACGGTCTCCCACGTGCTGAACGCCACACGTCCGGTGCGGCCGGCCACCCGTGACGCGGTGCTGCGCGCCATCGACGAGCTGGGGTACATCCA comes from the Streptomyces sp. NBC_00820 genome and includes:
- a CDS encoding aldo/keto reductase → MSTVPTRLLPDGLSTPALGFGTYPLAGSEAEAAVLSALEAGYRMIDTAASYGNESEVGRAVAASGLPREDVFLTTKLRGADHGYERTLRAFSASAERLGVDYVDLYLIHWPLPRLDAYADSWRAMIELREQGLVRSIGVSNFTVRHLDRLAEETGVMPAVNQIEMHPHFPQARLREEHAARNVETQSWSPLGRGDGLLTEPVVVELAHRHGVTPAQVVLRWHLQLDAVPIPKSASPTRRSANLDVFGFALSEEETASLSVLERGRTGGDPDTHEEF
- a CDS encoding ricin-type beta-trefoil lectin domain protein, translating into MPAHRSRRWTLGGSACLLAAALTSAVLFNTTGPAAHNANAAATVQTWSDDFDGVAGSAPDPGKWTLETGGGGNGNHELQYYTKNTDNAALDGNGNLVITARKNNDSGLQCWYGTCQYTSARMNTAQTFTQAYGRFEARIKIPRGQGMWPAFWMLGDNLGSAGWPGSGEIDIMENVGKEPGTVHGTIHGPGYSGAGGIGAAYTLPDGKAFADDFHVFAVDWSPSAITWSVDGKNYETRTPADVNGNKWVYDHPFFAILNLAVGGDWPGSPDGGTSLPQTMTVDYVHVSASDSPDSGTGGTSRTGAIKGIGGMCVDVAGASSADGTPVQLHNCNGADAQKWTLGTDGTVRTLGKCLDVQGGSTGNGAPVQLYGCNGTKAQQWAYTSAHDLTNVGAGKCLDATGNSAADGTRLQIWTCGGTANQKWTVG
- a CDS encoding beta-1,3-glucanase family protein; amino-acid sequence: MTPRHQRNMTRRKMMFALGGAAVGVPALAAIAPYALAGQADGKTAAAAGSLPVTVVNKTGSFDNASAHLYVVGNLDGKQVRLAQDGTLAPIAVSDNGADGFTDYAIPLSGSGDTKLNLPFMSGRIYVSLGQKLKFKAVTDGNGNAALQFPAGWVTSDPNFGILHDCAEFTFNSGGMFCNTTMVDMFSVPMSIRLTGQKDQTTGTLRDGGRAAAFAAVKQVEEFSKLVVDDTRIIAPGHGLDSGIFAKDYFAPYIDEVWSTYTGKDLKITTNAGTFTGRVRGDRFTFDGPAAVSFAKPSTRDVLFCDGNLAAPNDGTTGPVAAVLGAGFNRSTLVSDVAQPATDPAAFYRGDLTNHYAKAIHAATQDGKAYGFAFDDVADFASYIQDTAPTGFTLTLSSF
- a CDS encoding TetR/AcrR family transcriptional regulator, encoding MPKLVDHEERRTQIAEALIRVAGRRGLHAVGMRDVAAEAGVSLRLVQYYFQTKEKLLFYGLQHLTRRFTARMSARLLSAGQDPGPRATIEALLLASLPADEESRTFHLLYTSYAVLSVTDGKLAAEPFIDDPDAAEKAVTHLLRQAQETGLADRDLDAHKEAISLLAMSAAMGTSILVGQREPESAIAVLRYHLDRIFARAE
- a CDS encoding alpha/beta fold hydrolase; amino-acid sequence: MSAHTTRTRPRSDVGHYVNDALRDRYFDTCDTLYAMGAPADLETDVETSFGTTHVYRYGPTDPVGASRTPIVLIHGSGGCSAQWYPNTPGLSAERPVYALDTPGDPGRSVQREPMWQPERAAQWLDEALGALSLDRVHLVGSSYGGWLVLNQAHRKPGRAASVTLLDPGGLEKVGLRFFVWIFVSLFATFAPKALRPRLASWLEQPVIVVPELRAWIQAGVRAFRIRRPAPLPLTDDELRAIETPLYLALGRRSLLVHPKRQQERVPRLIPGARAEIIADTGHGPAIDHPELLNARMLSFMQDVDSLAPAAGQGGGAA
- a CDS encoding sugar porter family MFS transporter, with product MSRLPEPGTTPKRRPRLRNALIWVFGALGGILWGYDTGVISGAMLFIRQDIALTPLLEGLVVSGLLVGAMVGAGLAGKLSDAWGRRRLILGAALVFIVGTFAAAFAPQASFLIGARLLIGVGVGIASVVVPLYLTELAPVEVRGGLASLMQLLVTVGIFLAYLTDYALADAHAWRWMIGLGVVPAAVLALGILTQPESPRWLAGRGRRDDARDVLTRLRGDGEAARAELGEIEKTLEQERAQTERLNLRALLAPRLRPVLVVGVLLVFFQNFGGINTIIYYAPTLLTSIGFGANGAILANVGIGLVNMLMTLPAMRLIDRRGRRPLLLWGSVGMCAGMVVLAAVNLTPLGHGPLLAPLTLFGVALYVAAFAASWGPVQWVMLPELFPTRIRAGAVGVCVVFNWLFNMAVALVFPSLLSAWGAGANFVIFAVTTFLSGVFVKRLLPETRGRTLEQIERDLLHRGETATAADGTESRPAELPAPTASVG
- a CDS encoding zinc-dependent alcohol dehydrogenase family protein; the encoded protein is MRAVVVTQPGSAELAEIPDPSPGPSEVVVRVSSCGLCGTDMHILGGELPSVTYPLVPGHELTGVVVEAGRDVRFPVVGQRVAVDPNTPCGACHYCRIGRGNLCEHYTAVGVTRDGGFAEYVAVPAGRCHVLPEGLSEAAAGLVEPLSCAVHGLSRLPRRPGEHYLVYGAGTMGLMMAALVADAGAASVSVVDPNTRRLDLAKRMGADATAASADELGREHGFEVVIDATGVIAAIEDGLGRVRKGGTFLQFGVADPARRASFSPFLVYNREIDIIGSMAVHNGFQPAVEILAGGLDLDPLVSDVLPLEDFDEAVRRFRSGAGQKIHLAPRADDPRIAAAAATDAAS